From Haloglomus litoreum, the proteins below share one genomic window:
- a CDS encoding DUF4382 domain-containing protein, whose product MLGHNAVAAMLAAAMLVLAGCTGGVPGGAGGGSGPGDAAMTDGSGTVTLYVSDQPGAMGDFEHLNVTIDRVAYHRVNASDDVGSTADGMDANESANETDAEEEEADEHEDEREADDELESEGWESYDINDTTVDLTELQGENATVVGQQRLPDGTYDRVFLYVSDVNGTLDDGSSTRVKLPSGKLQVEKRFTVGSNESLDFVFDATVVKAGNSGKYVLTPVVAESGTDVGIKEVAEDGESGVSARFLGSVDRGEAATVKVTRRGQPVAGATVEIGGEEYRTGGDGTVMFDVPDDAEVVEIEVEYEDGEVELTRKFPGAEAS is encoded by the coding sequence ATGCTCGGACACAACGCGGTCGCTGCGATGCTCGCGGCTGCGATGCTGGTGCTGGCGGGCTGTACCGGTGGCGTTCCCGGTGGCGCCGGCGGTGGTAGCGGCCCCGGCGACGCCGCGATGACCGACGGCTCCGGGACGGTCACGCTCTACGTGAGCGACCAGCCCGGCGCGATGGGTGACTTCGAGCACCTGAACGTCACCATCGACAGGGTCGCGTACCACCGCGTGAACGCGTCGGACGACGTCGGCTCGACAGCCGACGGGATGGACGCCAACGAATCCGCGAACGAGACCGACGCCGAGGAAGAGGAAGCGGACGAACACGAGGACGAGCGCGAGGCGGACGACGAACTCGAGTCGGAAGGCTGGGAGAGCTACGACATCAACGACACGACGGTCGACCTGACCGAACTGCAGGGCGAGAACGCGACCGTCGTCGGTCAGCAGCGCCTCCCCGACGGCACCTACGACAGGGTGTTCCTGTACGTGAGCGACGTGAACGGGACGCTCGACGACGGGAGCTCGACCCGCGTGAAGCTGCCGTCGGGCAAGCTCCAGGTCGAGAAGCGGTTCACGGTCGGGAGCAACGAATCCCTGGACTTCGTCTTCGACGCGACGGTCGTGAAGGCCGGCAACTCCGGCAAGTACGTCCTGACGCCCGTCGTGGCCGAATCCGGCACCGACGTCGGCATCAAGGAGGTCGCCGAGGACGGCGAGTCGGGCGTGAGCGCCCGATTTCTCGGGAGCGTCGACCGCGGCGAGGCCGCGACGGTGAAGGTGACCCGGCGCGGCCAGCCGGTCGCCGGAGCCACCGTCGAGATCGGCGGCGAGGAGTACCGGACCGGCGGCGACGGGACCGTGATGTTCGACGTGCCCGACGATGCCGAGGTGGTGGAGATCGAGGTCGAGTACGAGGACGGCGAGGTCGAACTCACCCGGAAGTTCCCGGGCGCCGAGGCGAGCTGA
- a CDS encoding DEAD/DEAH box helicase, which translates to MTDSQEEDAEEDAEQGPEGDGSEQPAPDLPIDAFYDLLEDRERPVVTATEVATALDCSHADAEDALAALVAEGRVRRQAVENDPVVWYPTDWKETQGRERSVVFPNRREIIVDQPSQFTRAQLSTFARLEDVNGERGYRYVVREDDIWRAPQETFEALQRSMRQALGGRYEALEEWAEGQWERARKFRLYTHDEGYVVLAAASADLLGNVAEQHLDEGVLRARIGDTEAWVAEDRTAEVKRTLYEAGYPVLDERSLDEGDDLPLDLHLRLRDYQNDWVKRFISKGSGVLVGPPGSGKTVAAMGIMAAIEGETLILVPSRELASQWHDELLANTSLTEEQVGEYHGGRKEVRPVTIATYQTAGMDRHRHLFDDRKWGLIVYDEVHHIPAPIARRSAQLQTKHRLGLSASPIREDEKEDEIYTLVGPPVGTDWEALFEAGYVAEPEVEIRFVPWASDLHEDEYAAAHGHERRMVAATNPAKAAEIEATRRDHVGEKTLIFVEYIDQGNALAEELNVPFVSGETPHARRRKLFEEFRTGPRDALIVSRVGDEGIDLPGAEVAIAASGLGGSRRQGAQRAGRTMRPVGKARMYVLATRGTREEEFARQRTRHLAAKGVRVRERDSAAWSFEAGEATQVEDEAGSAGADGGVGPGTGDGG; encoded by the coding sequence GTGACCGATTCGCAGGAGGAGGACGCCGAGGAGGACGCGGAGCAGGGACCCGAGGGCGACGGCTCCGAGCAGCCGGCCCCCGACCTCCCCATCGATGCGTTCTACGACCTGCTGGAGGACCGCGAGCGGCCGGTCGTCACCGCGACGGAGGTCGCCACCGCGCTCGACTGCTCGCACGCCGACGCCGAGGACGCCCTCGCGGCCCTCGTCGCCGAGGGCCGGGTCCGGCGCCAGGCCGTCGAGAACGACCCCGTCGTCTGGTACCCGACCGATTGGAAGGAGACGCAGGGCCGCGAGCGGAGCGTCGTCTTCCCGAACCGCCGCGAGATCATCGTCGACCAGCCGAGTCAGTTCACCCGCGCGCAGCTCTCGACGTTCGCGCGGCTGGAGGACGTCAACGGTGAGCGGGGCTACCGGTACGTCGTCCGCGAGGACGACATCTGGCGCGCGCCACAGGAGACGTTCGAGGCGCTGCAGCGCTCGATGCGGCAGGCGCTCGGCGGGCGGTACGAGGCGCTAGAGGAGTGGGCCGAGGGCCAGTGGGAGCGCGCCCGCAAGTTCCGACTCTACACCCACGACGAGGGCTACGTCGTGCTGGCCGCGGCGAGCGCGGACCTGCTGGGCAACGTCGCCGAGCAGCACCTGGACGAGGGCGTCCTCCGGGCGCGCATCGGCGACACGGAGGCCTGGGTCGCGGAGGACCGCACCGCCGAGGTCAAGCGGACGCTGTACGAGGCCGGCTACCCGGTGCTGGACGAGCGCTCGCTGGACGAGGGCGACGACCTGCCGCTGGACCTGCACCTCCGATTGCGCGACTACCAGAACGACTGGGTCAAGCGGTTCATCAGCAAGGGCTCGGGCGTGCTCGTCGGGCCGCCCGGCTCCGGGAAGACGGTCGCGGCGATGGGCATCATGGCGGCCATCGAGGGCGAGACGCTGATCCTCGTCCCGTCGCGCGAACTGGCGAGCCAGTGGCACGACGAACTCCTCGCGAACACCTCGCTCACCGAGGAGCAGGTCGGGGAGTACCACGGTGGCCGCAAGGAGGTGCGTCCGGTGACCATCGCCACCTACCAGACCGCGGGGATGGACCGCCACCGGCACCTGTTCGACGACCGCAAGTGGGGGCTCATCGTCTACGACGAGGTACACCACATCCCGGCACCCATCGCCAGGCGGAGCGCACAGCTCCAGACGAAGCACCGGCTGGGCCTCAGCGCGAGCCCCATCCGGGAGGACGAGAAGGAGGACGAGATCTACACCCTCGTCGGCCCGCCGGTCGGCACGGACTGGGAGGCGCTGTTCGAGGCCGGCTACGTCGCCGAGCCCGAGGTGGAGATTCGGTTCGTCCCGTGGGCGAGCGACCTCCACGAGGACGAGTACGCCGCCGCACACGGTCACGAGCGCCGGATGGTCGCAGCGACCAACCCGGCGAAGGCCGCCGAGATCGAGGCCACCCGTCGCGACCACGTCGGCGAGAAGACCCTCATCTTCGTCGAGTACATCGACCAGGGGAACGCGCTGGCCGAGGAACTCAACGTCCCGTTCGTGAGCGGCGAGACGCCCCACGCCCGCCGGCGGAAGCTGTTCGAGGAGTTCCGGACCGGGCCACGCGACGCGCTCATCGTCAGTCGCGTCGGCGACGAGGGCATCGACCTCCCCGGCGCGGAGGTGGCCATCGCCGCCTCGGGGCTGGGTGGCTCCCGGCGACAGGGCGCCCAGCGCGCCGGCCGGACGATGCGCCCCGTCGGGAAGGCGCGGATGTACGTGCTGGCGACGCGCGGGACGAGAGAGGAGGAGTTCGCCCGCCAGCGAACCCGCCACCTGGCCGCGAAGGGCGTCCGGGTCCGCGAGCGCGACAGCGCGGCCTGGTCGTTCGAGGCGGGCGAGGCGACGCAGGTCGAGGACGAGGCCGGGTCGGCGGGCGCCGACGGCGGAGTGGGCCCTGGGACGGGGGACGGCGGCTGA
- a CDS encoding acyltransferase: protein MGRGRRHERLARHPTPGPKNSLQHWREAKSIPTVVVNYIFVLVARLAPALPVKAWALRRIGVTVGEGVSWGLEATPDVFWPELVTLEDHVIVGYDATLLCHEFLQDEYRTGEVVLRERAMLGAGAVVLPGVEIGEGAQVAANSLVAEDVPAGETWAGVPAEPVGDDGTATE from the coding sequence ATCGGTCGCGGTCGCCGTCACGAGCGACTGGCACGCCATCCGACACCCGGGCCGAAGAACTCGCTGCAGCACTGGCGCGAGGCCAAGTCCATCCCCACCGTCGTCGTCAACTACATCTTCGTCCTCGTGGCACGGCTGGCGCCCGCGCTCCCCGTGAAGGCGTGGGCGCTGCGGCGTATCGGCGTCACGGTCGGGGAGGGGGTGTCGTGGGGGCTGGAGGCGACGCCGGACGTCTTCTGGCCCGAACTCGTGACGCTGGAGGACCACGTCATCGTCGGCTACGACGCGACGCTGCTGTGCCACGAGTTCCTGCAGGACGAGTACCGGACCGGCGAGGTCGTCCTCCGCGAGCGGGCGATGCTCGGCGCGGGCGCCGTCGTCCTGCCGGGCGTCGAGATCGGCGAGGGGGCACAGGTCGCGGCCAACTCGCTCGTCGCCGAGGACGTGCCCGCGGGCGAGACGTGGGCCGGGGTGCCGGCCGAACCCGTCGGTGACGACGGAACGGCCACGGAGTGA
- a CDS encoding SRPBCC family protein, with translation MGRVRRRTRIAAPRERVFDLARHVEAHVATMPDERALQGSGLLELGDRVTFRQRQFGVPFELTAEVVAMDRPRSFRDEQVEGVFGALTHEHRFERDGDATVMTDDVRFEPPFGPLGPLVEPVAKHRLRRLVDYHAEALKAVAEGDEWRRFLE, from the coding sequence ATGGGCCGGGTCCGCCGCCGGACGCGCATCGCCGCGCCACGCGAGCGCGTGTTCGACCTCGCACGGCACGTCGAGGCCCACGTCGCCACGATGCCCGACGAGCGGGCGCTCCAGGGGTCCGGCCTGCTCGAACTCGGGGACCGGGTCACCTTCCGCCAGCGCCAGTTCGGCGTCCCGTTCGAACTCACCGCGGAGGTGGTCGCCATGGACCGTCCCCGCTCGTTCCGTGACGAGCAGGTCGAGGGCGTCTTCGGCGCACTCACCCACGAACACAGGTTCGAACGCGACGGCGACGCGACCGTGATGACCGACGACGTGCGGTTCGAGCCCCCGTTCGGGCCGCTCGGGCCGCTCGTCGAGCCGGTGGCCAAGCACCGGCTCCGCCGGCTCGTCGACTACCACGCCGAGGCGCTGAAGGCGGTCGCCGAGGGCGACGAGTGGCGGCGCTTCCTGGAGTGA
- a CDS encoding mechanosensitive ion channel domain-containing protein, with protein MVAQIAELRQLLRRLLTSELDLFVASLIVVTALVIGIAVTRLLNSLLTDAGVPDEVEGTLFERTARRLGTSTVKLVSRLSGLFIVVVGTIFALRVAGVVNAGIFITGLTDFLPSLFIAALVVITGLILGDKAELVVSERLRSVKLPEVNALPLVVKYSIFYIAALIALGQLGVVTAALLILLAAYAFGVFFIGGLAFSDMLASGAAGIFLVLNEPYTIGDEVVIDGQRGIVQEVDVLVTRIESDGREFVVPNRQVFKNGIVRIRD; from the coding sequence ATGGTCGCGCAGATCGCCGAACTGCGGCAACTGCTCAGACGCCTGCTCACCAGCGAGCTCGATCTCTTCGTCGCGAGCCTCATCGTCGTCACGGCACTCGTCATCGGCATCGCCGTCACGCGCCTCCTCAACAGCCTGCTGACCGACGCGGGCGTCCCCGACGAGGTCGAGGGGACCCTGTTCGAGCGGACCGCACGTCGGCTCGGCACCTCGACGGTGAAACTCGTCTCGCGCCTGTCGGGCCTGTTCATCGTCGTCGTCGGCACCATCTTCGCCCTCCGGGTCGCGGGCGTCGTGAACGCCGGCATCTTCATCACGGGCCTGACCGACTTCCTCCCGAGCCTCTTCATCGCCGCGCTGGTCGTCATCACGGGCCTCATCCTCGGCGACAAGGCCGAACTCGTGGTGAGCGAGCGGCTCCGCTCGGTCAAACTGCCGGAGGTGAACGCGCTCCCGCTCGTCGTCAAGTACAGCATCTTCTACATCGCGGCGCTCATCGCGCTCGGCCAACTCGGCGTCGTGACCGCCGCGCTCCTCATCCTGCTGGCGGCGTACGCCTTCGGCGTGTTCTTCATCGGCGGCCTGGCGTTCTCGGATATGCTCGCCTCGGGCGCCGCCGGCATCTTCCTCGTCCTCAACGAGCCCTACACCATCGGCGACGAGGTCGTCATCGACGGCCAGCGCGGCATCGTCCAGGAGGTGGACGTCCTCGTCACCCGCATCGAGAGCGACGGCCGGGAGTTCGTCGTGCCCAACAGGCAGGTGTTCAAGAACGGCATCGTCCGCATCCGGGACTGA
- a CDS encoding DUF1918 domain-containing protein, whose translation MSFEKGDTVVLHDEHSEYDGQVGEVSQVSETMFGDATYMIQFEDGQEAGISEDAIEAAPDEEVGGAEDEDEAE comes from the coding sequence ATGAGCTTCGAGAAGGGCGATACGGTCGTGCTGCACGACGAACACAGCGAGTACGACGGTCAGGTGGGGGAGGTCTCGCAGGTCTCCGAGACGATGTTCGGCGACGCCACCTACATGATCCAGTTCGAGGACGGCCAGGAGGCCGGCATCTCCGAGGACGCTATCGAGGCGGCGCCCGACGAGGAGGTCGGCGGCGCCGAGGACGAAGACGAGGCGGAGTAA
- a CDS encoding ribonucleoside-diphosphate reductase — MSRYADSERSMRLDPDSFAGGYFKNAVYRHWDPYEDIPTELLEQDRERILDSDWSDEEFRGFRSSIAKFGAGEEAVTEDLAPLAIALDDINDQMFVSSQIYEEAKHAVFFDRYWREVIDPVAEARGIERLPPTAEEFFNEPYEQLFDKTEAAMHRLLEDGENTARNRVIAYCHYHLAVESVLAQTAYYGYQAQYSDTGPEFEQFEGEERVMLDGLIEGITRIRSDEGRHVGFGMQKVQQHVENGDVDEAIIQETLQELLPHIAGIVDDDQYDTDFDSTPLVEYASEKLSRRIEIITSKDAELPPVEELVHIEGADRVGAD, encoded by the coding sequence ATGTCACGCTACGCGGACAGCGAGCGGTCGATGCGCCTGGACCCGGACTCCTTCGCGGGCGGGTACTTCAAGAACGCCGTCTACCGGCACTGGGACCCGTACGAGGACATCCCGACGGAACTGCTGGAGCAGGACCGCGAGCGCATCCTCGACTCGGACTGGAGCGACGAGGAGTTCCGGGGCTTCCGCTCCTCCATCGCGAAGTTCGGCGCCGGCGAGGAGGCCGTCACCGAGGACCTCGCGCCGCTGGCCATCGCGCTGGACGACATCAACGACCAGATGTTCGTCTCCAGCCAGATCTACGAGGAGGCCAAGCACGCGGTCTTCTTCGACCGCTACTGGCGCGAGGTCATCGACCCGGTCGCCGAGGCCCGGGGCATCGAGCGGCTCCCGCCGACCGCCGAGGAGTTCTTCAACGAGCCGTACGAGCAGCTGTTCGACAAGACCGAGGCCGCGATGCACAGGCTGCTGGAGGACGGCGAGAACACGGCCCGGAACCGCGTCATCGCCTACTGCCACTACCACCTCGCCGTCGAGTCCGTGCTCGCGCAGACGGCCTACTACGGCTACCAGGCCCAGTACTCGGATACCGGCCCGGAGTTCGAGCAGTTCGAGGGCGAGGAGCGCGTCATGCTCGACGGCCTCATCGAGGGCATCACCCGCATCCGCTCCGACGAGGGCCGGCACGTCGGCTTCGGGATGCAGAAGGTCCAGCAGCACGTCGAGAACGGCGACGTCGACGAGGCCATCATCCAGGAGACGCTGCAGGAGCTGCTCCCGCACATCGCGGGCATCGTCGACGACGACCAGTACGACACGGACTTCGACAGCACGCCGCTCGTCGAGTACGCCAGCGAGAAGCTCTCGCGGCGCATCGAGATCATCACCTCGAAGGACGCCGAACTGCCGCCGGTCGAGGAGCTCGTCCACATCGAGGGTGCCGACCGCGTCGGTGCGGACTGA
- a CDS encoding RNA-binding protein — MASVPFHYVELRTFCYATEDEHRVADALDHFLPSRGDDDPRDPPELERSETEGFNGDRILVFSTRLERADDVRHVLSVLAEADAMDQVLDELDDRVDDNCAFFLSLDKQAAFGGRTELGEGITLRAKVEAYPAKRETAVENARETFADLAAAGD; from the coding sequence ATGGCGTCGGTCCCCTTCCACTACGTCGAACTGCGGACCTTCTGCTACGCGACCGAGGACGAGCACCGCGTGGCGGACGCGCTCGACCACTTCCTCCCGTCGCGTGGCGACGACGACCCACGGGACCCGCCGGAACTCGAACGGTCCGAGACGGAGGGGTTCAACGGCGACCGCATCCTCGTGTTCTCGACGCGGCTGGAGCGGGCCGACGACGTCCGGCACGTCCTCTCGGTGCTGGCCGAGGCCGACGCGATGGACCAGGTGCTCGACGAACTCGACGACCGGGTCGACGACAACTGCGCGTTCTTCCTCTCGCTGGACAAGCAGGCGGCGTTCGGTGGTCGCACGGAGCTGGGGGAGGGCATCACGCTCCGCGCGAAGGTGGAGGCCTACCCGGCGAAGCGCGAGACGGCCGTCGAGAACGCCCGCGAGACGTTCGCGGACCTCGCCGCGGCCGGGGACTGA
- a CDS encoding type IV pilin N-terminal domain-containing protein, protein MQTLFDDERAVSPVIGVIMMVSIAVILGSVVATVVFGISDVSEVARQAGNVVECGRLTC, encoded by the coding sequence ATGCAGACGTTGTTCGATGACGAGCGCGCAGTCAGCCCGGTGATCGGCGTCATCATGATGGTCAGCATCGCCGTCATCCTCGGGAGCGTGGTCGCGACCGTCGTGTTCGGCATCAGCGACGTGAGCGAGGTCGCCCGGCAGGCCGGGAACGTCGTCGAGTGCGGGCGACTGACCTGCTGA
- the dacZ gene encoding diadenylate cyclase DacZ, with product MSDLRDLVGEMTDGVEAVLLFSPSGSYYERVAEAEKPVVVVAGENAIDAEHYVELPLEFADVAQRIRFGLEGALENGLIEEGDAVLCAAKTFAEDIDSLVRVRAGDFARSGVYELFADSRAEASVIRDVLEVAIELGKKGQKGKPVGALFVVGDAGKVMNKSRPLSYNPFEKSHVHVGDPIVNVMLKEFSRLDGAFIISDSGKIVSAYRYLEPSAEGVDIPKGLGARHMAGGAITRDTNAVAIVLSESDGLVRAFSGGELVLEIDPEDY from the coding sequence ATGAGCGACCTGCGCGACCTGGTCGGCGAGATGACGGACGGCGTGGAAGCCGTGCTGCTGTTCAGCCCGAGCGGGTCGTACTACGAACGGGTCGCCGAGGCCGAGAAGCCCGTCGTCGTGGTGGCCGGCGAGAACGCCATCGACGCCGAGCACTACGTCGAACTCCCGCTCGAGTTCGCGGACGTGGCCCAGCGCATCCGCTTCGGACTGGAGGGCGCGCTGGAGAACGGCCTCATCGAGGAGGGTGACGCCGTGCTGTGTGCGGCGAAGACCTTCGCCGAGGACATCGACAGCCTCGTCCGGGTGCGGGCGGGCGACTTCGCCCGCTCGGGCGTCTACGAACTGTTCGCGGACAGCCGGGCCGAGGCCTCCGTGATCCGGGACGTGCTGGAGGTGGCAATCGAACTCGGGAAGAAGGGCCAGAAGGGCAAACCTGTCGGCGCGCTGTTCGTCGTCGGCGACGCGGGCAAGGTGATGAACAAGTCCCGCCCCCTCTCGTACAACCCGTTCGAGAAGAGCCACGTCCACGTCGGCGACCCCATCGTGAACGTGATGCTGAAGGAGTTCTCCCGGCTGGACGGCGCCTTCATCATCTCGGACTCGGGGAAGATCGTCTCCGCGTACCGCTACCTCGAACCCTCCGCCGAGGGCGTCGACATCCCGAAGGGCCTCGGGGCCCGGCACATGGCCGGCGGCGCCATCACGCGCGACACGAACGCCGTCGCCATCGTCCTCTCCGAGTCCGACGGGCTGGTGCGGGCCTTCTCCGGCGGGGAACTGGTGCTGGAGATCGACCCGGAGGACTACTGA
- a CDS encoding DUF4382 domain-containing protein, which yields MATVLVALMLVTAGCSSFGGPGSSGEPSDGTSGDAVGTVNFYLSDQPGAIEDFEHLNVTIDEVAFQKADGNESDAEDEEMEDDEESGWQTFEVDNRTADLTELKGENATLLEKFEVENGTYTQVRISVSDVNGTLTDGSNADVKLPSQKLRINQQFTVGNNESVDFVYDINVVKRGNSGSYNIKPVAGQSGTDVPINRVDEDDEEMEDDEDADADGESDDDEATPTATPTGNESAGNESAADQGRMNFYVSDQQNAIDDFEHLNVTIDEVSLRGPAANGSNTTYAVDDRSVDLTELKGDNATLLRTFDVPAGNYTKVFISVSDVNGTLTDGSSADVKLPSSRLQLNENFEVAPDSEVDFVYDITVVKRGNSGSYNIKPVASESGTDVPINRVDEDDEEMEDDEGDGQAERGDDEAAANETAAFDAAFVGNVSAGENATVYVSQNGTAVENATVAYNGTEYLTNADGNVTFAVPSDAEEVEVEVTYEDETVTLTETFEDETETESGGQSDGADSANDDANGASGDDSGSESTETETSTATPTPTETASS from the coding sequence ATGGCGACAGTGCTCGTCGCGCTCATGCTCGTGACCGCCGGATGTTCCTCGTTCGGTGGTCCCGGCTCGAGTGGCGAGCCGAGCGACGGCACATCGGGCGATGCGGTCGGGACGGTCAACTTCTATCTCAGCGACCAGCCGGGTGCCATCGAGGACTTCGAGCACCTGAACGTCACCATCGACGAGGTCGCCTTCCAGAAGGCCGACGGGAACGAGTCGGACGCGGAAGACGAGGAGATGGAGGACGACGAGGAGAGCGGCTGGCAGACCTTCGAGGTCGACAATCGGACGGCCGACCTGACCGAGCTCAAGGGCGAGAACGCCACGCTCCTCGAGAAGTTCGAGGTCGAGAACGGGACCTACACGCAGGTTCGGATCAGCGTGAGCGACGTGAACGGGACGCTGACCGACGGCTCCAACGCCGACGTGAAGCTCCCCTCCCAGAAGCTCCGCATCAACCAGCAGTTCACGGTCGGTAACAACGAGTCCGTGGACTTCGTCTACGACATCAACGTCGTCAAGCGGGGCAACTCCGGCTCGTACAACATCAAGCCGGTCGCCGGCCAGTCCGGCACGGACGTCCCCATCAACCGCGTCGACGAGGACGACGAGGAGATGGAGGACGACGAGGACGCTGACGCCGACGGCGAGTCCGACGACGACGAGGCCACCCCGACGGCGACGCCGACGGGCAACGAGTCCGCCGGTAACGAGTCCGCCGCCGACCAGGGCCGGATGAACTTCTACGTCAGCGACCAGCAGAACGCCATCGACGACTTCGAGCACCTGAACGTCACCATCGATGAGGTGTCGCTGCGAGGGCCGGCGGCGAACGGCTCGAACACGACGTACGCCGTCGACGACCGCAGCGTCGACCTGACGGAGCTGAAGGGTGACAACGCCACCCTGCTGCGGACCTTCGACGTGCCGGCGGGCAACTACACGAAGGTCTTCATCAGCGTGAGCGACGTGAACGGGACGCTGACCGACGGCTCCAGCGCCGACGTGAAGCTCCCCTCCTCGCGGCTCCAGCTCAACGAGAACTTCGAGGTCGCCCCCGACAGCGAGGTCGACTTCGTCTACGACATCACGGTCGTCAAGCGGGGCAACTCCGGCTCGTACAACATCAAGCCGGTCGCCAGCGAGTCCGGCACGGACGTCCCCATCAACCGCGTCGACGAGGACGACGAGGAGATGGAGGACGACGAGGGCGACGGCCAGGCCGAGCGCGGCGACGATGAGGCGGCGGCCAACGAGACGGCCGCGTTCGACGCGGCGTTCGTCGGCAACGTCTCCGCCGGCGAGAACGCGACGGTCTACGTCTCCCAGAACGGGACCGCCGTGGAGAACGCGACGGTCGCGTACAACGGCACGGAGTACCTGACGAACGCCGACGGCAACGTCACGTTCGCGGTGCCCAGCGACGCCGAGGAGGTCGAGGTCGAGGTGACCTACGAGGACGAGACGGTGACGCTGACCGAGACGTTCGAGGACGAGACCGAGACCGAGAGCGGCGGGCAGTCCGACGGCGCCGACAGCGCGAACGACGACGCGAACGGTGCCTCGGGCGATGACTCCGGCAGCGAGTCCACCGAGACCGAGACCAGCACCGCGACGCCCACACCGACCGAGACGGCGAGCAGCTAG
- a CDS encoding alpha/beta fold hydrolase codes for MATDESPATRMYRHRHDTLVTERGDPSDPTLVCAHGTLMDRTMFDPQLDALSDDYHVLAYDLRARTDQYAGDYDLYDLADDCEALLDARGIDSCTLAGMSMGGFTALRVADRYPERLDAIVMVDSIAQPHDESDIEQYGGMIDTAREMGEVPEPMGETVRHILFGATSNQERTDLVDRWVQRWLTYPGEAVYREVSSWLERPDFTDELSAIDAPVLAIHGEEDTALEMEKAEDMVEHLPDARLEPIPEAGHSSNTENPEAANAAIRGFLEEVY; via the coding sequence ATGGCCACCGACGAATCACCGGCCACCCGGATGTACCGCCACCGCCACGACACGCTCGTCACCGAGCGGGGGGACCCCTCGGACCCGACGCTGGTCTGCGCGCACGGGACCCTGATGGACCGGACGATGTTCGACCCGCAGCTCGACGCCCTCTCGGACGACTACCACGTCCTCGCGTACGACCTGCGCGCACGGACCGACCAGTACGCCGGCGACTACGACCTCTACGACCTCGCCGACGACTGCGAGGCCCTCCTCGACGCGCGCGGTATCGACTCCTGCACGCTCGCGGGGATGTCGATGGGCGGCTTCACGGCACTCCGGGTCGCCGACCGCTACCCCGAGCGGCTGGACGCCATCGTCATGGTCGACTCCATCGCGCAGCCCCACGACGAGAGCGACATCGAGCAGTACGGGGGGATGATCGACACCGCCCGCGAGATGGGCGAGGTGCCCGAGCCGATGGGCGAGACGGTCAGACACATCCTGTTCGGCGCCACCTCCAACCAGGAGCGCACCGACCTCGTCGACCGCTGGGTCCAGCGGTGGCTGACGTACCCGGGCGAGGCCGTCTACCGGGAGGTCTCCTCGTGGCTCGAACGCCCGGACTTCACCGACGAACTCTCCGCTATCGACGCTCCGGTGCTCGCCATCCACGGCGAGGAGGACACCGCACTGGAGATGGAGAAAGCGGAAGACATGGTCGAGCACCTGCCCGACGCGCGGCTGGAGCCGATTCCAGAGGCCGGCCACTCCTCGAACACGGAGAACCCCGAGGCCGCGAACGCCGCCATCCGGGGGTTCCTGGAGGAGGTGTACTGA
- a CDS encoding NUDIX hydrolase, which produces MALDDLWYLADEADQRAEQAYHRLRERHEAFLERVREKHVSRRRFRTLAARIRETGTPYGAHTIVYRPSGELLLVRHDTVDMWVLPGGEVDPGESLREAARRELGEEAGVEAEYEGLGVLGRVEVSAGSYDTWGVLPVYAARAPDDATPRVSDPDGEISDARWFDHLPADTRDRDILREWRRERL; this is translated from the coding sequence ATGGCACTCGACGACCTGTGGTACCTCGCCGACGAGGCCGACCAGCGCGCCGAACAGGCCTACCACCGGCTCCGCGAGCGCCACGAGGCCTTCCTCGAACGGGTCCGCGAGAAGCACGTCTCCCGCCGCCGATTCCGGACGCTCGCGGCGCGCATCCGCGAGACCGGTACCCCCTACGGCGCCCACACCATCGTCTACCGCCCCTCGGGTGAACTGTTGCTCGTCCGTCACGACACCGTCGATATGTGGGTTCTCCCCGGCGGCGAGGTCGACCCCGGTGAATCACTCCGGGAGGCCGCCCGCCGTGAACTCGGCGAGGAGGCTGGTGTCGAGGCCGAGTACGAGGGCCTGGGTGTCCTCGGCCGCGTCGAGGTCAGTGCCGGCAGCTACGACACCTGGGGCGTCCTCCCCGTGTACGCCGCGCGGGCCCCGGACGACGCGACCCCCCGCGTCAGCGACCCGGACGGCGAAATCAGCGACGCCCGCTGGTTCGACCACCTCCCCGCGGACACCCGCGACCGCGACATCCTTCGCGAGTGGCGGCGTGAGCGGCTGTGA